Genomic DNA from Dermacentor variabilis isolate Ectoservices chromosome 6, ASM5094787v1, whole genome shotgun sequence:
CATAACGCAGAGCGACGGAAAGCAAGAGTTTAAAAATTCAGCAAAGTGCTCAAAGACGCTGAACATGGGGCCTATTTTGATGCTGCAATGTATCCGTCGCAACGAGCCATGACCTTGGCAGTTGTTAACGCTACAAAAACGTATATCGCAACAGCTAGCTCCGTAAGCACCAAACACCCATAAGAAGGCGAAGAAGCTGCAGTTGGTTTAGCACACGCATCAACCACTGCATCATGCGTCGTCACcgactccaaagcagccgtaattaattaattacaccaAGGGACTTATATGACCTGAAGCATACCGGATTCTCATTGGAACACATCCTACCCGCACCAGAACTGTTCGACTGATCTGGATGCCAGGCCATGCAGGGGTAATTAGGAACAATGCTACGCACGACGCTGTCCGAGCAAGTACCAGCCAGGAGAGTCATTTGCGTCGTCCATCTATCTCCGGACAACAAATCCCCAGAGACCCAAATAGAACTTTGCCCCCCAGAACACAAACCAGATCAAGAAAGAAGTTTCCCAATACAAACAAATGGAAGATGGAATGACTACTTAGGCACAAATTCTCGAATACTATCGAAACGATCGCTACAAATACCCTCCTTCTAACAAATCATTAAACGAACATCAGTCAACTACATTAAGACTTCTACAAAGAAGCAGCCTCTCTACACCACTACTCATGCATCGAATACACCCAGAAGCATACTTCCTCACACTGTAAGATGTGCGATGCACCACGTGCAGACTTTCATAGAATATATGAAAGTTACGCGTCATATAGTTACAAACAATATCAGACACAGCATAAACCATAATGCCAAAATAAAGACCGCTGAGTAGTGGGAGGCTATACAGCTTAGCGAATGCCCAGAATAACGGCTCTGGGCTGTCCGGCTGGCGAAAGATGCTGCTACGGTTCAAGGCATGGCCTGCGTTTGACGGAAAGGGGTTCTTTACGCGACTAGCCGCCCGGCCCCTCCGTTCCCCTTCCGAACCCAGCAAGGACTTTTCAATAAatatgttttctctctctcttttgtgtaTTAACGACGCTGGTGTGTCATGAACAGTCATCGTTCACCGAGATGCGGCTTTCGTATCACTAGCGCGTGCACATCGTAGCGCAAAGATTCAACTGAAAGCATAAAAGGCCGTTGTAATTTGAAAGACAATGTCGCTGAATAACCTCTTGAATTTTAAGTCCTctggagagagagggagagagagaaataaatatttttgtctGGAAAATAAGATTAAGGAGGCCGTTGAGTGGGTCCTCAGTTCAGGACTCAATGGCCACCGCCACGCACCGGGccgcgtttttacaattgctagtaggtacagcggggcgtggcgttttTCACGGTGCTTGACGTTTCtgtgcaggcgcgagtaagagcgggtgcgagagagaaaatctgggggcctttgctccttgaatatgtgagtctgcctaggcacaacggagaaagtttcttaacgcgtgttgtatgcgtttgtcccctaggcatgccggcattgcggagtgcagtCCAATTTGTTTACGCtctgccgctggctgcccgcgcggggaggcagtgggcacggacgccccatttggcgatcgctgtgtctgaaggggggAGGTTCTGAGTGGTGTATTATAAGTCTCGGGTCGTttttttagtcgcgacgatagattgcatttttacaagcactgctccaggagggtacatgtacatggagagcacctgaggttttatttatacatactgtgTCATCCGTCCTGTGTCACCTACTGTGTCATCCGTCTTggctgcgcaaggcagcggccAACCGCGGCGGAAGGGTTCTGGAGTTAGCACCGTCGCAGAGCATGTGAGTTAAAGTGGCTATATCAGTGTGGCAGACTTTGCATATATTTGTCGGGTAAGTACCGGGGTAGAGCCTGTGGTATTGTGCAGGGTTAGGGTACCTGAGCGTCTGCAGTTGTCTGACGGCCACCGCCTGCGCCCTGTCCACCTTGTCGCTGGGTGGAGGGAACGTTCAGCGGGCCAGGCAAAGGGCCTTGGTAATCTCGTTGTAGCTCGTCAAGCAGTCTTTGTTGCTGTCCCATAGACGACGGTCGCCGGCGTGGCTTGCGAGCTCGCGCGCCCTGTCGTGTGCCGTCTTGTTTCAGTTGTGATACGTATCCGATACttctcccatgtgcgccgggaaccactggaTTCTGGTTTGAAAATCTACCTCCCGCTGGACTTGCCAATTGCTCAGGACTCGGGCCGCTCTCCGTGAGACCCATCCCTTGGTGAAGTTTCTGACCGCTTGTCGCGAGTCGCAGAGAACCGTCGTGCATGTCGGATCCGTGATGGTGAGTGTCACCGCCGcttcctctgcttcttctgcgcGCTCGCACGCTGCACTTGCCCGATATGTGCGCTTTTCCTCTCGAATCGACGACCGCAACCGCAAATCGCGAGCGCTCTGGGTATTCCGTGGCGTCAACGAACCGTGTCCCCGTTTCGTCTTCGTGGGAATGTAGGAGAGCTCCGGCCCTGGCCACTCTTCTTCCCCGGGTGTGTTCCGAATGGACGTTCCGTAAAATCGGGTTGATTCTTAGCGTTTGTCTAATCGCATCCGGAACGGCAACTTTCTGGCCTTGTGCGTGGTAACGGATGCCGAGACTTTCAATGATCTGGCGTCCCGCTCTCGTGCCCGCTGATCTTTCTAGTTGTGAAGTGCGCTGCACCTCGGCGATTTGGCTAAGCGTGTTGTGAAGCCCGAGCTGGAGCAAGCGGTGAGTGCTGGTGGACTCGGGTAGACCCAGTGCTATCGTGTACACGCTGCGGATGAGGACGTTGATCTTGGCTTCTTATCCCTTGTACCAGTTGTGGAATGCCGCGACTTATGCAATATGGCACACGACGAAAGAGTGTTTGAGTCGTGTAAGACTCGCCTCCCTCATTACGTTTCTTCTGCTAGTGACCCTCTTGAGGATTCTCATGGCGTTAGGCGTATTGTGCTTTTAGTAATCGTTTCGCCGTTGACGCCATTGGCCTCGATTATCATGCCGAGGACCCTAATTCTTTGCACTATCGTAATGGTTGCTCCGTTTCTGGTGCGTATTCTGATCTCTTCATGTTCTCGCCTGGTCGTCGCCGCATGCTCACCACACCCGGGAGGTCCACCCCTCTGCGTGGGGCGCTAGAGTAGGTGTCCCGACTTTTTCGGTGAACATCGTAACCCCCTACCCACGAGGTATTCCTCTATTGTGTCGAGTGCTAATTGCAGCGCCATTTCGATGTGACCATTGCTGCCTTCGTGCacccagatggtaatgtcgtagGCGTATATGGTGTGCCGGACGTCTTTGAGTTCTAACTTTTCTGCTAGGCCAATCATGACCAGGTTGAAGAGCGTGGGCGAGATGAcggacccttgcggggtgccggTGCTTCCCAGCGTTTGCTCTTCTAGCTAGAGGTCCCTTGCCACTAAAGCAACTTGCCTGTCTTTGAAGAAATTATTTATTTACGCAGTTGTACTTGCATACACCTTGGGTTTGCCGCGATATCTGGTGTAAGATCGCCGAGTGCGCGATCGCCgaggtcgaggccgagaattGCTCTGGTGCCTCTCGTCTTGCCGTCGATCACCTGGTGTTTCAGTTGTATCGTTGGGCCTTGCGTGGACAGGTGTGGGTGGAAACCTATGATGGATGGTGGGTATGCCCCTTTCTGCTCTAAGTAGGCTTGCCACTGGTTAAGCAGTGCGTGCTCTGTGGTCTTGTCGACGCACGACGTTAGCGATATGGGGCGAAGGTTGTCGAGGCTCAGCGCTTTTCCGGGTTTCGGGATTGTCGTTTTCGTTGTTTTCCACTGTTGCGGAAGGCTGCCGCGCTGCCAGCAGTCATTGATGAATGCCGTCAACTGTTCCACGAATCGGTCGTCAAGATTCTTCAGGGCGCCATTCGAGACCCCGTCGGGGCCCGGCGTCGATCGGCTGTGGAAGTTGTGCAGCGCCGTCGTGATCTCCTCTGCGCTAAAGTCCTTATCCAATTCAACTTTCGGATCGCCTTATATGGGCCGTGTTGTGCAATCGAAGTGTGCGACAGGTACTTCGCTCGTAACCGGACGGTCACTGCATCTTAATCGTGCTTCTCGAGCTCTCTGTGTAACAGACGTGAGAGGCAGTTCTTCTGGTGGGACTTGGTCTTAGTTTCGTCCAACAGATATCTGAGCTGGTTCCACGATTTCCTTTTGTGTAGTTGGCCGTCGACTGCATTGCATAACTCGTCCCATTGCTGGCGGTTGAGCGTTCGGCAGTGCTCCTCGATGTTGCGGTTGAtctcctttatttattttctttctgagTCTCGAGTGAGTCTCTGTCCCTTCCACATGGCCAGGACCGAGTCCTTCGCCTCGATGAAATGCTCCAGGCGGCTGTCCATCTTGCCAGTTTCACCTCGGCTTCGGCGGTCTTGGTTGACGTTTTGGCGTCCGTGACCAGCGAGCGTCTCCAGGCTTCGATTTCCGTGATCGTATCTCCTGAAGGACTGTTGTTGGTCTCTTTTCTTTCTAAAATCTTCCCAATTGGTCCATTAAAATTTTTGCCTACTGCCCTGCGCCTTGTCCGGCGTCTGGATGTGTATTTCGATGATCATGTGGTGGCTACTCAAGTCGGTCAACGTGTTTTTCCATGTGGTGGCCATCGCCCCGGAATTTCGGACGAACGTCAGGTCCGGGGCCGTGTCCCTGGTAGTGGAGTTGCCGATTATCGTCGGGTGCGCCGGGTCTGTAAGTAACGTGAAGTTAAGTTCCTGCGCATCTTGCCTGAGTTGTCTTCCCTTGGCCATGCTGTATCCCTAACCCAACGCCATGTCTACCGCGTTGAAATCGCCCCCTGCAGTCAGTGTCCGGGACCCGGCAGTCTTGAGCGTCTTCTGAAACAGCGCCCGGAAGCGTCGGCGGTGTTTCGGCGGGCTGCTGTATACGTTCAGTATGAAAATGCTTTGTTTCTTCTGCTTGGTGGGTATCAGTTCGATGAGAGCGTTTTCCATCTGGACACCGCTTAGTTCATGGTCAACGAGTGAGAGATCTTCCTAACAAGCGTGCATACACCCCTCCCCTCGATTTTGCTGCCGTGCCTGTTGTAGCCTGTTAAAGTAGCCGCGTTGGTGAGTGTTTCTTGGAGTAATATTACGTCCGGTTTACGTGTTGCGTGCGCGATGGGTTGCTGTAGAACCGTCTTTTTGCCGGCGAAGCTGCGGCAGTTCCTCTGCCATATTACTATCCCTTGATTATCGCTGGCCATGTTAATGCTGGTGTGAGTTACCCGGCTGCCCTTGATGGTGGCTCGGTCCCGCATCGCTGCTCGCCGGTACGTGTCCACGTTGCGTGAAAACGGAGtgattattaacgcgatagcgttaaggagctcgtgtcgcagaaaagccggtgtcgtcggcgtcggtgtttaTCTATCGAGGTTAGTGGTCCTGTTTGCGAGCCCGAGGACTGCTGCGTGTAGGGTCTCAATGGTACTTTGCATAGTACATAGCATTTGCTTGATGTCTGTGATTTCCGCTCGCACCTGACTCTCGAAACCGCCCTCACGCTGTTGTTGTTGCATCGCCCGTTTCTTCGGGGCCGGCGCGTCCGCGCCAGGAACGCTCACCGGCACCAGCTGTTGTGCGTTCAGTCTGTGTTGTTCCGCCACGGTGCGCTCGCGTCTGAGTTCTCGCGTCTCTTGCATGAACTTTTGGACTAGTTCGTGCATTACGGCGTTCTCTTTTCTTAGCGCCTCTAAAATGCCATTATTGGCTTTTTGAGTTTGCTCTCGGACTTCAGGTACCTTTACGACCCCCATCCGCGCGGTGCCCTGGACAGtgtccgcccagctcacctggTCTCTGGGAGTTGGTGTATTGGATCTGGATCTTGTCGGAGGGCGGCTGTGCCTTTGCCGGCTGCGGGACCGGGACCGGCCACGCGGTCTCGACGTGGATCTGGGTCTGGGTGAATGGAcgggctacggactggatcccaaaggaagggaagcgtagcagggggcggcagaaagttaggtgggcggatgagattaagaagtttgcagggacggcatggccacaattagtacatgaccggggttgttggagaagtatgggagaggcctttgccctgcagtgggcgtaaccaggctgatgatgatgatgatgatgatgatgatgatgatgaatggacGGGCGGGAAGTCTTGCTGTGTCAGTTGGTCATGTGCGTTTtcgtgctcccatcgtcgtctgCGAATCCCGTACGGAGTCTTGTACCTTGGTTTGCAGGCCTTGTCAGCCGTCATGTGAGCGCCGCCGCACAGGTTACACTTGGCGAGCATTGGTGTCCTTAGTCGGGGTTGCGGCCTCCGCAACCCGTACGAATGACGTTGGCGAGATTTGGGCAAACGTCCATGCGGTTGCCAAGGCGTCCGCACTGGTAACAGATGTCAATTTCCTTGCGATACAACGTGCAAGGGACGAGTGTAGCGCCGTACCTGACGAGGTTGGGCGCCTCGAGTCCGTCGAACGCAATAACAACCGTGGCCGTAGTGCCTATGCGTTTGGCCGCCAGTGCCAGTGGGTTTCTCGGGTTTACGTTGTCCTCGTCCAGTGCTCGGGTTGCGTTCTCAATAGGGATGCCTCGAATAACTCCCTTGGTTGTATTATCGGTCGCCGTTTTGTACGCGTTGACTTCGTGCGGTTTCCCTTGGATGTGAATTTGCCGCATTCTGGCGTAGCGGTCCACGTTTGTTCGTTTCGGAGTGCTGACGACGACGATGTTCTGGTGTGAGTTCGAACAGACAGTGTCTTCCGCACTTTCTTCTCCCGTTATGTCGGCGGCCGCGAAGATTGCGGCGGTGACCGTCGGGGCGCCGACCTTAACGATGTCGAGGCCGCCGTGTGGTCGAACCACGATTTTGATTCCCTCCTTCGGTAGGCTGTGCATGCGTCCCGCTTTGATAACCTTTCCTTTGACATGCTTGCGTTTCGCGCACCTTCCTGGCCGGTGCCAGGCGCATTCGTTCTTGCATCGATGTCGTGCGTCGAGTTCGCACCGCCGTCTCGGGGTCTCGAGCGCCACGCTCCGGCGGTCTTCCATCCGGCTTCTTCGGTAATTTCGTCGGTGGGAATGTCTTCCCCCATCACTTGCACGTTCATTCTTGAGTCACGTTCCTCTGGTTGTGCCGCTGCGTTGGAAAGAGTCCGTATACGTGGCACCGCGTCCGTCGGTGGCGCGCAGCTGTGGCGCCGGCTAGGCCTAGCGTTTGGCGTATACACGCCTAGACCTAGCGAGGCTGCGGCGGTGTCAGAGCACAGAAAGTTCAATATCTCTGCGACGAAtggtggcccacctcaaaattGGGCATCCATCAATGCCTGTCGACTTCACGGACCCTTTGGTGAAAGATTGGCGGTGAAATACGGCTGAAATCGCTGCGAAATCATTAGTAGAAGACAGAGCAGATGTGAACACGTCCGTTCACCTCGGCGACCACAGCGCCTCTACCTTGTCCAGTTGTAAtgtaaaaaaattcgcagttccgcccgaaaggcgaagcaccaattgcaatagaaaattactagatagctgtacgaagtaaggatagtagctttatcggccgtgtaaatttgtaagcattcgcttactaactaaattaacaatgagtGAATATGTAAGCGGGActtaacgaggacgtagaaagaaacagacacacggagacagcgctgtcttcgtgtgtctgcttctttgtacgtccttgttcagtcacgcttgcgcattctatcatggattcaaaccaactagcccgtcaacatgTTTTAAACAAATTAACCAGCAcagtgtcacgtgcgcacaggtaaacatgaacacacatctcTCTACGACAGAGGAAACTGGCTgtaaaaacgctggagttaggaatcacgAACGCAAccgcgagccaattgacttcCGTGCATGGCTCGCTTCAGcgtgaacgaaacgtcgaaagcacagtacatgcgaagcatatggaactacgcgcactctgcaaacatcgaagatcgctttgaagatgaggtccGCGCGGGCGctcactttagccacgtcgcaagTTGCTTTCAAGACGCGCAAGCGCCGGCAACTCGTCCCTGCAGCACCCGTCAAAGGCGCCTATcatggcgtccgcgattcgcctagccaacgccgtagtagacaccgTGGTGGTCTCCACTGTGTACGGAGCAGTGGGCgaagaggacatcgaggcaccgttgtaagcgccggagaagaacgccatGCTCCCTCGCCTCACGCCCCTGCTTCGCACGCCACAGTAGTGGGCACGCATCCGGTTCGCGTTCCTCGCTTTCGCACGCCACATGGAACCGCGTTCGCTGGCTCACCCACACACGGTTTCactcatacagaacctcacggcgacggcgacagcagaaatgcgtcaggtgtgtccatataactgctttCGCAATAAAGAAAACACATTTTTTCATTGCTTCTAAGCGAATGCATGGATGGAGGGAACTTAGGCAGAGTTGATCTGCCTTTAGTCTTTTCAACCCAGGTAATGTATGTCTAAATGAACTGCAATTGAAACCGAAAAGCCTTGTGCAATAGTACACCGCGAAACAAAGAAAGATAATATAATTTATTGCAGATTTCTTTCCTTTTATCTTTTTGGCATTAGAAGGCAGCATCTAAGAACAAGTTCCAGGATGGCGCTTGAAATCTGCAATTTTTATTAGTGTATCGAACGAAATATTTGTAGAAGAAACACGCGTTTAGCTTGAGCAACAGTTATGCTTGCTAAAGATGGGAGTCCGAAAGGGCAGGCGACGAAATGGCTCCATTGACACCTCTGCGTGTATGATGTTATTTACTGGTGATTTCCTCGTGGAACACTGAGCGGGGCCCATATGCTAAGACATAGCTGGTATTAGAACAATGTTTTCTTTTGGGGGCCTCTTCCTAGATGCAATAACGTGCAATATTCAACGGCTTCTTCCCTTTTTCCTCCTGAAGCAATTCGACAGCATTCGAAGGGGCGCGCGATCGTACGGCCGAGAAGCCACTCTCGTTCTGCACTGGAATCGAGATGGCGAATGTGTGACCCCCACGTGGAGGCTTACGGGGGGCCCCTAGAAAAGCGCAGCGTCTCTGGGTGCAAAAGCGACAAAGTGAAGTGGGCGCATAGTCACGCTCCCGATCCTCGGCTCTGCCGGAACCAGGGCTGACCTCTGGCTTCTGCTGCTGCACACTGTAGCGTTGTGCGCGCTCGCGTTAGCGTCCATACTATGCAGCCGTGCGCATATTCCACACTGTGTTACACGCACTGGTCCGCATGGAACGGAAAGCAAGCGTCAAGCTAAATCTCAATCTTCCCGCTGGACTCTGAGAAACGCCAACGGTTCACGTAAGTTTACGCCCTTGCGCCATCGAAGTGGCATGCCtgtgacgtcactactggcgttCGTCATCGGGCCGGTGCTGTGACGAGTCTGGTACATCTGCCAGGGTGCTTGTTTGCTGCAGCAGCGGTGCCGTTCTGGacattgtcaaattccgccatgttgtcgACCAAATGTGATAATGGCGGCTCTTTGAGCCAATGAGAGGCTGCTGTGGGCTTCTctgattctaaaaaaaaaaaaaagaagaagaagacgacctGCCATTACCCCGCAcgacaacatggcggaatttgacaatgcccctcaaaaaaaggaagaaaaggacaGAGACCCAGCTGTCTCGTGTGCTGGGTCTCGTGCCATGTTGCCTCCGTGTATCGTTAGAACACTGTGCAAGGAACCAAGGAACTCGAGTTACACTTGCCAAACCTCGCTATCACTTTCAATGCTTTACCTGTTTGCGCAACTGCCATATAGCATTTTCGCTTGCGATGCTCGTAGTACGTTTCCGGGTGTCCTCCGAATTAAAAGTGCACCTAGTTTATATTTATTTAATATTACGGCCAAGTTCACGCTAATCCTCAGACGAAGTTAAATTTGCGACTAATTACGGTATTAGTAGTAAATTGCGTAGTAATACAAATGGGAGCGTGTTTAATGTTATTAGGGGATTTTGGAATTGTTATTAGTGTGTTTTTAAGAGCAACTCAGTTTTCGTTGTCATTCCGGCTGTTGAGAAAATATTCGCCTTGTCTGCGTGTGAGAAGCAATCTTTTGTGAGGTAGCCCTACGTTGAGCCCTGAGGCATTCCAATGTTAGTCATTAGCCTGGAAGACGGTATGCTATTAATAACTACATTCCGTTCACGGTTTCTCAAATGCTTATTTATAAGGTTTAAATGTGCCGCCACGGACAACATAATTCTATAGTTTCTTTCTGTAATATATTGTGATTCATAAAGGTCAAAACCTCAGTCAGGTTCATACCCCCGATAGTATTAATACCATTTTCAGTGTTTAAATTTCTAATACTATACTACATACTGCTCACAGTTTCTCCAATACCTATCTAAAGATCTATACGTGTGCCCAAGAATAGTATTATTCTCAAGTTTCTTCTACgtggcatcatcatcatgaacGTAGTTTTATGTCCAATGCAGCACGAAGGCGTCTCCCAGCGATTTCTAATTACCCCTTTCTTGTGCTAGctaattccaacttgcgcctgcaaattttctaaatTCATAACGCCACGTATTTTTCTACCGTTCTCgaatgcgcttccctttcctCCGCACCCATTATGTAACTCAATGGTTTGCACAACCTAGCACATCCCCTCTGAAATATGACTGCGCACACGGGCAGCCGTGGGCCATGCCTAATGCCGGTGGCGAAGTCGAGAAGGCGTGCGTTCTGAGCCGTGTATGACTTCAGGTAAGCGGTAATAGCGACGATTATTTGTTTAGTTCGGTATGAAAAACGAATACTTTTGAGAGCTTTCTGTGACGCATTCACACGTATTTCAAATGTACAAACTTGCGCTGAGGCATATGTATATCTATACTATCTGAAAGTATCCGTGTTACGCAGTCCAGAactttgttgcagttggcctttaatctcattttcaaattttgcatttaaGCTCACGCTAAAGGGAGGTGGGGCGTTTCCAGCGCTCCTCCTGCTCAGACGTGTTTTTCCGTAGCTCCGGATTTTCGCCCCGTTTGCTGGTTTTCCCCGCTACAGGAACCCTGTTGTTCATGGGCCGCTTTGGCGGCTCATAATCTCTACTGGCTCCTATTTACAAGGTCCGTCCTGCTGCGTCGTCCAGCCCAAGTTCTTGTGCGGCTTCGCAAGTGCGAGTGCCCCCGCGGTACTGGCCGCGTCGGCACGGAGCATCCAAGCTGCTGTCCGATGCGTCGAGGGAGCGCAACATAAACGATGCAACTACCATCCAAGCCAGGAGCGTCTCCTTTCGCGGGGACGAGTGCAACGTGCGAAGCGGTACCCTGAAGATGGATACAACCACCATGGAGCACAACAGCCCTGCTGTCACGGCGCACACCTCGGCCAAGAGAACGACGGAAGCTACCGCCCTTCCATCGGATGAAAATTTAGCTCCAGCAGCTCCAAAAAGACCTCGCTCATCACAAGGCCTACCCGGACTACCGACACATACGTCTCCGGCGTCGCCAACGCCATCGTAGTACAAAGTGCCTATCAAGACTCGCGCTAGATATGACATGTCCACTCTGTCCACTCCACTCTGTGTCATGTGCCATTCAAGGACGCCTGCCTCGAGACTTACCCATTTCCATAGCTTCGCTCTACACAAGCCTACCATACGGTCTCACCTTTGGTGTCGGCTATGGCACTAGTTTATAAGCTCGAAGAATTGCAACAGATACAAGTATCAGAAGAATGTGTCGTTCCAGTCAAGGCGTACGTCGCCAGTGGTACTGATTTAAGGCGCTATGTGGTTAATGGTGTTGACCATGACGAACAGCCCGATAGGCTCCTGCAGGAACTATCGTGTCCCACACACAAGGTCGTGGCTGCTCGCTACCTGGGCCGCAGTCGCACatgcctagagagagagagaagtttaatgatacgaaatgctgagaggtcggcctgaggtatattcctctagccagctactcggcattgggggaaggggattgggggaaagaaagagggaagaaagaggtgcatgatgggtgacgatcacgatagaaggaagatgtagaagatatggcaagcaatttggcatgctcaaagtctgcaatccaggccagTAATTTTTAAacagttcagtaatgcctggatggccttcaAACTCGATTGAgtatctggccaagggcctaaaataacatcctccgacaacggtgcgctgtcaaGACGcttaaggtcgttgtccaacctttcacgctcttccacgtacttagagcagtcacaaagcacatgacctatagtctcagtcacattgcacacctcacagtgtggagactcggtgcgtcgcatgaggtgcacgtatccgcgcgtaaacgctgcccccagccttagtctgtgcagaagactggcgcagcttcgttgaattttcggtggtagcctaaaattcatggtagggtccaatctctggagtcgtctgtggcgattatccggattgtcccagtgctttgctgtcaattttcggatgacactggagaggagacagttggcgtccgctcttgaaa
This window encodes:
- the LOC142586210 gene encoding uncharacterized protein LOC142586210; its protein translation is MAKGRQLRQDAQELNFTLLTDPAHPTIIGNSTTRDTAPDLTFVRNSGAMATTWKNTLTDLSSHHMIIEIHIQTPDKAQGSDPKVELDKDFSAEEITTALHNFHSRSTPGPDGVSNGALKNLDDRFVEQLTAFINDCWQRGSLPQQWKTTKTTIPKPGKALSLDNLRPISLTSCVDKTTEHALLNQWQAYLEQKGAYPPSIIGFHPHLSTQGPTIQLKHQVIDGKTRGTRAILGLDLGDRALGDLTPDIAANPRWSVISPTLFNLVMIGLAEKLELKDVRHTIYAYDITIWVHEGSNGHIEMALQLALDTIEEYLVGRGLRCSPKKSGHLL